The Candidatus Gracilibacteria bacterium genome window below encodes:
- a CDS encoding lmo0937 family membrane protein has protein sequence MLETIAIILVVLWIFGLVSSYTIGGFIHILLVIAIILFLIRIINRGK, from the coding sequence ATGCTCGAAACCATTGCTATTATTCTTGTCGTTCTTTGGATATTTTGACTTGTCTCTTCTTACACAATCGGGGGTTTTATTCATATACTCCTCGTAATTGCGATTATTTTATTCCTCATAAGGATTATTAATCGTGGTAAATAA